One genomic region from Rhodoligotrophos appendicifer encodes:
- a CDS encoding ABC transporter permease — MKSAGQRSRHALIVVWTLAAVVFLYIPTVCIVLASLTDSRYFVFPIPRWGFGWWQKTFDSFQTWQLLDTSVTIALCVMVISVVIAFFGALAFARYDWTGRSIYQKLVLLPIFFPQAVLGLALLLWFNALGMELSWKSAIFAHLVWIVPVVTLVISIQVYSFDPALEEAAFDLGASRWQVFKEVTLPVLFPGIFSGCLFAFLLSWGNFPLSLYTTGADTTVPEFLYAKMVAGYTPGVPVLGTVSTIGAIVLLLGGYALITLIRHARQAREE; from the coding sequence ATGAAGAGCGCAGGACAAAGGTCGCGGCATGCGCTGATCGTCGTCTGGACTCTGGCGGCGGTGGTGTTCCTCTATATTCCCACCGTCTGCATCGTCTTGGCATCGCTCACGGACAGCCGATATTTCGTGTTTCCGATCCCGCGCTGGGGTTTCGGCTGGTGGCAGAAGACGTTCGATTCGTTTCAGACGTGGCAGCTGCTGGACACGTCGGTGACGATCGCGTTGTGCGTCATGGTGATCTCGGTGGTGATCGCCTTTTTCGGGGCGTTGGCCTTTGCCCGCTACGATTGGACGGGGCGCTCGATCTATCAAAAACTGGTGCTGCTGCCGATTTTCTTTCCACAGGCGGTGCTGGGATTGGCGCTCTTGCTCTGGTTCAACGCGCTGGGGATGGAGCTGTCGTGGAAGTCGGCGATCTTCGCGCATCTGGTGTGGATCGTGCCGGTGGTCACCCTGGTGATCTCGATCCAGGTCTATAGTTTCGACCCGGCGCTGGAGGAGGCCGCCTTCGACCTCGGGGCGTCGCGGTGGCAGGTGTTCAAGGAGGTGACGCTGCCGGTGCTGTTCCCGGGCATCTTCTCGGGGTGCCTGTTCGCGTTCCTGCTGTCGTGGGGGAATTTTCCCTTGTCGCTCTATACGACCGGCGCGGACACGACGGTGCCGGAATTTCTCTATGCCAAGATGGTGGCGGGATATACGCCGGGCGTTCCGGTGCTGGGAACGGTGTCGACGATCGGGGCCATCGTTCTTCTGCTGGGCGGTTATGCGCTGATCACCCTCATCCGGCATGCGCGGCAGGCACGGGAGGAATAG
- a CDS encoding ABC transporter permease, giving the protein MPIILLLLAGFVAPLLAVVAFSFMPERSFSIWQAPTLQNYEVIFNSTNYISFLWSLGLATVTVLILAVICYPIAYGLTYVFGKWAMVLMLLFTIPLFVSENVRLYGWVLFLIKNGVLLGTMKSLFGVDLSSILFTKTAIIIGMVYVYFPFMLFPMTLGVSMVPNEARDAAYDLGASRWQVFKEIELPLAMPGIMIGFLLTFVLAVGAIAEAKVVGGQQIIPITHDIEIAFTYAQNWPLGAALSVLLMIVVGALVLLVLRRFDLDRVLGRR; this is encoded by the coding sequence GTGCCGATCATTTTGCTGCTGCTCGCCGGGTTCGTGGCGCCGCTGCTGGCGGTGGTCGCGTTCAGCTTCATGCCGGAGCGAAGCTTCTCGATCTGGCAGGCGCCGACGCTGCAGAACTACGAGGTCATCTTCAACAGCACCAATTACATCTCCTTCCTGTGGTCGCTGGGGCTCGCGACGGTCACCGTCCTCATCCTGGCGGTGATCTGCTATCCGATCGCCTACGGGCTGACCTATGTGTTCGGAAAATGGGCCATGGTGCTCATGCTGCTGTTCACCATTCCGCTCTTCGTCTCCGAGAATGTGCGGCTCTATGGCTGGGTGCTGTTCCTGATCAAGAACGGCGTGCTGCTGGGGACGATGAAGAGCCTGTTCGGCGTGGATCTCAGCTCGATCCTGTTCACGAAGACCGCCATCATCATCGGCATGGTCTATGTCTATTTCCCGTTCATGCTGTTTCCGATGACGCTGGGCGTGAGCATGGTGCCCAATGAGGCACGAGATGCGGCCTATGATCTGGGGGCCAGCCGCTGGCAGGTGTTCAAGGAGATCGAGCTGCCGCTGGCGATGCCGGGGATCATGATCGGCTTCCTCCTCACTTTCGTGCTCGCCGTGGGGGCGATCGCAGAGGCCAAGGTCGTGGGCGGGCAACAGATCATCCCGATCACCCATGATATCGAGATCGCCTTCACCTATGCCCAGAACTGGCCCTTGGGGGCGGCGCTTTCGGTGCTGCTGATGATCGTGGTGGGAGCGCTGGTGCTGCTGGTGCTGCGACGGTTCGACCTCGACCGGGTGCTGGGGCGGCGATGA
- a CDS encoding ABC transporter ATP-binding protein, whose product MSTSPILSLRRVRKSFGSFTAVDGVDLDIGDGEFFTIVGPSGSGKTTLLRMLAGLDTPSDGDILLKGVRVNDVPANKRPTCLVFQSLALFPHKSVGDNIGFSLKIRGIGAAQRKARALELMRLLRLPETYYSKNVMKCSGGERQRVALARALAFDPEILFFDEPLSAIDYKLRKTLEKELKDLHKETGKTFVYITHSLEEAMVMSDRIGVMRAGKLVQVGSPNEIYTAPTTRFVSEFIGDVNVIPVKRAADGMLEAPALGARFAAPASGPSLAEGHLVIRPEFLRFLGSREEAANSLSGQVYNEYALGSRIQYQVRVGEQVFIVERLRQQPFGGQIDDAVIIGWDPADAILVGD is encoded by the coding sequence ATGAGCACATCACCCATTCTCAGCCTCCGCAGGGTCAGGAAGTCCTTCGGCAGCTTCACGGCGGTGGACGGAGTCGATCTGGACATCGGGGATGGGGAGTTCTTCACCATCGTCGGACCCTCCGGCTCGGGCAAGACCACGCTGCTCAGGATGCTGGCGGGGCTGGACACGCCGAGCGACGGGGACATCCTGCTGAAGGGCGTGCGCGTCAATGACGTGCCGGCGAACAAGCGGCCGACCTGCCTCGTGTTCCAGTCGCTTGCGCTGTTTCCGCACAAGTCGGTGGGCGACAATATCGGATTTTCACTGAAGATCCGGGGCATCGGTGCGGCGCAGCGCAAGGCGAGGGCACTTGAGTTGATGCGGCTCTTGCGGCTGCCAGAGACCTACTATTCCAAGAACGTCATGAAATGCTCCGGCGGCGAGCGGCAACGGGTGGCGCTGGCGCGGGCGCTGGCCTTCGATCCGGAGATCCTGTTCTTCGACGAGCCGCTGTCGGCGATCGACTACAAGCTGCGGAAGACGCTGGAGAAGGAGCTCAAGGACCTGCACAAGGAGACGGGGAAAACCTTCGTCTACATCACACACTCCCTCGAGGAAGCGATGGTGATGAGCGACCGGATCGGGGTGATGCGGGCGGGGAAGCTGGTGCAGGTGGGATCGCCCAACGAGATCTATACGGCGCCGACGACGCGGTTCGTGTCGGAGTTCATCGGCGACGTGAACGTGATTCCTGTGAAACGCGCGGCCGATGGAATGCTGGAGGCGCCGGCCCTGGGAGCGCGTTTCGCAGCACCGGCGAGCGGACCCTCGCTTGCCGAAGGGCATCTGGTCATCAGGCCGGAGTTTTTGCGGTTCCTGGGGTCGCGGGAGGAGGCGGCAAACAGCCTTTCGGGGCAGGTGTACAACGAGTACGCCCTGGGCTCACGCATCCAGTACCAGGTGCGGGTGGGGGAGCAGGTGTTCATCGTGGAAAGACTGCGACAGCAGCCGTTCGGGGGACAGATCGACGATGCGGTCATTATCGGCTGGGATCCCGCGGATGCCATCCTGGTGGGGGATTGA
- a CDS encoding ABC transporter substrate-binding protein, whose protein sequence is MSRQGLSRRNFMQQSALWAAAFAAVTKGGLSPAAAAREKELNILCWEGYNSAQVLDPFREQTGATVKAESLTNDPTMINRLRAGEINVWDLINVNNPWARKIMYPEKLITPLDKAKFEPYFDKMLPQFKPPYKWAMDESGKELLGMAQRFGPYSFVVNTDKVSRETAEDQGWDLFNDAANAGKYGILESDDWNVFNLCCIAGFDPFKTHTDEEVATFGETAKKVFKGAKAVGDIATMNQALVSGEIDFHMTGGTYSASPARADGYMNIRGVTPKKGPMEGGKGGIAWIEITSVVNNPNVSPLAPEFLAYVQAPEMAHKVAFAEGTFNPVAQMGNEECFKLFTKDELEAIQWDSLDEEMARSAEYDIVPDYDKLLDIMTAAKREASGG, encoded by the coding sequence ATGTCACGCCAAGGACTGTCCCGCCGCAATTTCATGCAACAATCCGCCCTGTGGGCCGCCGCCTTCGCCGCGGTGACCAAAGGCGGCCTCTCTCCCGCCGCGGCCGCCCGCGAGAAGGAACTCAACATCCTGTGCTGGGAAGGCTACAACTCGGCCCAGGTGCTGGATCCGTTCCGCGAGCAGACCGGGGCCACGGTGAAAGCGGAGTCACTGACCAACGATCCGACGATGATCAACCGCCTGCGGGCCGGCGAGATCAATGTCTGGGACCTGATCAACGTGAACAATCCCTGGGCGCGCAAGATCATGTATCCGGAGAAGCTGATCACGCCGCTGGACAAGGCGAAGTTCGAGCCGTACTTCGACAAGATGCTGCCGCAGTTCAAGCCACCCTATAAGTGGGCGATGGACGAGAGCGGCAAGGAGCTGCTGGGCATGGCGCAGCGGTTCGGTCCCTACAGCTTCGTGGTGAACACCGACAAGGTGAGCCGAGAGACGGCGGAAGACCAAGGCTGGGATCTGTTCAACGACGCCGCCAATGCCGGCAAATACGGGATCCTCGAATCCGACGACTGGAACGTGTTCAACCTCTGCTGCATCGCCGGGTTCGACCCGTTCAAGACGCATACAGACGAGGAGGTGGCGACGTTCGGCGAGACCGCAAAGAAGGTGTTCAAGGGCGCGAAGGCCGTGGGCGACATCGCGACCATGAACCAGGCGCTGGTTTCCGGCGAGATCGACTTCCACATGACCGGCGGCACCTATTCCGCCTCGCCGGCACGGGCCGACGGCTACATGAACATCCGTGGCGTAACGCCGAAGAAGGGGCCCATGGAGGGGGGCAAGGGCGGCATCGCGTGGATCGAAATCACGTCGGTGGTGAACAATCCCAATGTCTCGCCGCTGGCGCCCGAGTTCCTGGCCTATGTCCAGGCGCCGGAGATGGCGCACAAGGTCGCCTTCGCGGAGGGGACGTTCAATCCCGTCGCGCAGATGGGTAATGAAGAGTGCTTCAAGCTGTTCACCAAGGACGAGCTGGAAGCGATCCAGTGGGACAGCCTGGACGAGGAGATGGCGCGCTCGGCGGAATACGACATCGTGCCGGATTACGACAAGCTGCTGGACATCATGACGGCGGCGAAGCGGGAGGCTTCGGGCGGTTGA
- a CDS encoding cysteine hydrolase family protein, translated as MNWKTDYRSLYYQDAPEPEDPDLAWAETALLVIDVQNTYLERPERGSLGPREQANYDAWTPFHERMRGQVIPRTAELLGLFREKKIERVFARIACLTADGRDRSLSQKKPGWNNLLLPKDEAASQIVPALMPLGDEIVVTKTTDSALTGTNLRLVLHNLGVKNVVCCGIFTDQCVSSTVRSLADESFNVIVVEDCCAAGDHALHLKELEIINMIYCHVMSAAELKEIMGLD; from the coding sequence ATGAACTGGAAGACGGATTATCGATCGCTCTATTACCAGGATGCTCCGGAGCCCGAGGATCCGGACCTCGCCTGGGCCGAGACGGCGCTGCTCGTCATCGATGTGCAGAATACCTATCTGGAGCGGCCCGAGCGGGGGAGCCTTGGGCCGCGGGAGCAGGCGAATTACGATGCCTGGACACCCTTTCACGAACGGATGCGGGGACAGGTGATCCCGCGGACCGCGGAGCTGCTGGGGCTGTTCCGGGAGAAGAAGATCGAACGGGTGTTCGCGCGGATCGCGTGTCTGACGGCGGATGGACGCGATCGTTCGCTCTCGCAGAAGAAGCCGGGCTGGAACAATCTGCTGCTGCCGAAGGACGAGGCAGCCTCGCAGATCGTGCCGGCGCTGATGCCGCTGGGCGACGAGATCGTCGTCACGAAGACGACCGATAGCGCGTTGACGGGGACCAATCTGCGCCTGGTGCTGCATAATCTCGGGGTCAAGAACGTGGTCTGCTGCGGGATCTTCACCGATCAGTGCGTCTCCTCGACGGTGCGGTCGCTGGCGGATGAGAGCTTCAACGTGATCGTGGTGGAGGATTGCTGCGCCGCCGGCGACCACGCGCTGCACCTCAAGGAGCTCGAGATCATCAACATGATCTATTGCCATGTGATGTCGGCAGCGGAGCTGAAAGAGATCATGGGACTGGATTAG
- a CDS encoding diol dehydratase small subunit: MREKLTIRDYPIAEKRPELLEAEGGKAIADLNLEAVESGAVTMEDLRITPLALGLQAEIARDAGRPTLADNFERAAELVEVPQDFIMEVYELLRPGRAASKAPLMDAARVLREVHGARRMAAFVEEAAEVYERRGLFRYRF, encoded by the coding sequence ATGAGGGAAAAGCTGACGATCCGGGACTATCCCATCGCGGAAAAGCGGCCGGAGCTGCTGGAGGCGGAGGGCGGCAAGGCGATCGCGGATTTGAATTTGGAGGCGGTGGAGTCCGGCGCGGTGACCATGGAGGATCTGCGGATCACGCCGTTGGCCCTGGGCCTGCAGGCGGAGATCGCGCGGGATGCGGGGCGACCGACGCTGGCGGATAATTTCGAGCGTGCCGCCGAGCTGGTCGAGGTGCCGCAGGACTTCATCATGGAGGTGTACGAGCTGCTGCGACCGGGGCGGGCCGCGTCGAAGGCACCGTTGATGGACGCGGCGCGGGTGTTGCGCGAGGTCCACGGGGCGCGAAGAATGGCGGCGTTCGTGGAAGAGGCTGCGGAGGTCTACGAGCGGCGGGGGTTGTTCCGGTATCGGTTCTGA
- a CDS encoding propanediol/glycerol family dehydratase large subunit codes for MMVQGSNRWRRFAEWDERPLRLDKFAAEDAASGFSAFSSPSDPKPSVGIVEGQVSSLDGVPAADFDMIDLFIAKYHIDPAVAPEAMAIPSPQIARMLVDMNVPRAELVRLAHGMTPAKLAEVVAELSALEIAFAYSKMRARKTPGNQAHVTNAKDDPLQLAADAAVAVALGFDEIETTMRVSRNAWSNAVACCVGAAVGRWGVLFQCSSEEAEELRIGMAGFSSYAETVSVYGTERAFIDGDDTPWSKAFLAAAYASRGIKMRCTSGAGSELLMGFHESKSLLYLEARCLCLQRAMGVQGTQNGGIDGAPLTATMPGGFRELMAENLIAVWLDLECASGNDARPTESEIRVGAKILPYLIAGSDLICSGFGSILKYDNSFNPSLLNGEELEDYLVLQRDFEADGGLTPIAEEATLDLRRRATDAIAAVFEELDLASPSAAMLASVVVASGSDETESYRPGEVAVISEAIKARALSVIDVIRALAARGFREEAENLLQLVKLRVSGDYLQTSAVVRGGRVLSAINDPNDYQGPGTGYRVSEARRQELNAIRDVLDRETVLNQEAEVARRSARELSLKVMGPAEIGTDGAEVVVGVSPGFGVKLFRTVGGIPLAALMTEMVAGIEEGGGRARIVRMRHTADTSFLGLSAARLSGSGIGIGLQAKGTAVIHQADRLPHNNLELFSNSPITQLSHYRRLGYNAAQYAQGLAPEPVVVPTRGEAMGSRYHARVALIYAIETELTEDGAAPEEIMMSFGRVPA; via the coding sequence ATGATGGTGCAGGGATCCAATCGGTGGCGGCGGTTCGCGGAATGGGACGAGCGACCGCTGCGGCTCGACAAGTTCGCGGCGGAGGATGCGGCGAGCGGATTCTCGGCGTTCTCAAGTCCGAGCGATCCGAAGCCTTCGGTCGGCATCGTCGAAGGACAGGTGTCCTCCTTGGACGGGGTCCCGGCTGCCGATTTCGACATGATCGACCTGTTCATCGCGAAATATCATATCGACCCGGCGGTGGCTCCGGAGGCGATGGCGATCCCGTCGCCTCAGATCGCGCGGATGCTGGTGGACATGAACGTGCCGCGCGCCGAGCTCGTGCGGCTGGCCCATGGGATGACCCCGGCGAAGCTGGCCGAAGTCGTCGCCGAGCTTTCGGCGCTGGAGATCGCCTTCGCGTACTCCAAGATGCGGGCGCGGAAGACGCCAGGAAACCAGGCGCATGTGACGAATGCGAAGGACGATCCGCTGCAATTGGCGGCGGATGCGGCCGTGGCGGTGGCACTCGGTTTCGACGAGATCGAGACGACGATGCGGGTGTCCCGGAATGCCTGGTCGAATGCGGTCGCCTGCTGCGTGGGCGCGGCCGTGGGGCGATGGGGCGTGCTGTTCCAATGCTCCAGCGAGGAGGCCGAGGAGCTGAGGATCGGGATGGCGGGATTTTCCTCCTATGCCGAGACGGTGTCGGTGTACGGGACCGAGAGAGCGTTCATCGACGGGGACGACACGCCGTGGTCGAAGGCGTTCCTGGCGGCCGCCTATGCCTCGCGCGGGATCAAGATGCGCTGCACCTCGGGGGCGGGCTCGGAGCTCCTGATGGGGTTTCACGAAAGCAAGTCGCTGCTTTACCTCGAAGCGCGGTGCCTGTGCCTGCAGCGGGCAATGGGAGTGCAAGGCACCCAAAATGGCGGCATCGACGGGGCGCCGCTGACGGCGACCATGCCGGGCGGGTTCCGGGAGCTGATGGCGGAGAATCTCATCGCGGTGTGGCTCGATCTGGAATGCGCCTCGGGAAACGATGCACGCCCCACGGAATCGGAAATCCGGGTGGGGGCGAAGATCCTGCCCTATCTGATCGCGGGTTCGGACCTGATCTGCTCCGGCTTCGGATCGATCCTCAAATATGACAATTCGTTCAATCCTTCGCTGCTGAACGGGGAGGAGCTCGAGGATTATTTGGTGCTGCAGCGGGACTTCGAGGCGGATGGCGGACTGACGCCGATCGCGGAAGAGGCGACGCTCGACCTCAGGCGGCGGGCCACGGACGCCATCGCGGCCGTTTTCGAGGAGCTGGACCTCGCAAGCCCGTCCGCTGCGATGCTGGCCAGCGTGGTGGTGGCGTCGGGCTCGGACGAGACGGAGAGCTATCGGCCGGGCGAGGTGGCGGTGATTTCGGAGGCGATCAAGGCCCGTGCCCTCAGCGTGATCGACGTGATCCGGGCATTGGCGGCACGCGGCTTTCGCGAAGAGGCGGAGAACTTGCTGCAGCTCGTGAAGCTGAGGGTGTCGGGGGACTATCTGCAGACCTCGGCGGTGGTGCGGGGCGGCCGGGTGCTCAGCGCCATCAACGATCCCAATGACTATCAGGGTCCGGGGACCGGCTACCGTGTGAGCGAGGCGCGCCGGCAGGAGTTGAACGCGATCCGCGACGTGCTCGACCGGGAGACGGTGCTGAACCAGGAGGCGGAGGTTGCCCGGCGCTCGGCGCGGGAGCTTTCGCTGAAGGTGATGGGGCCGGCGGAGATCGGCACCGACGGGGCGGAAGTCGTGGTCGGGGTGTCGCCGGGCTTCGGGGTGAAGCTGTTCCGCACGGTGGGTGGGATCCCCCTGGCGGCGCTGATGACGGAGATGGTGGCCGGGATCGAAGAGGGGGGCGGACGCGCCCGCATCGTGCGCATGCGGCACACGGCGGACACCTCGTTCCTGGGGCTGAGTGCTGCGCGGCTGTCAGGGTCGGGGATCGGGATCGGCCTGCAGGCGAAGGGGACGGCCGTCATCCATCAGGCCGACCGGCTGCCGCACAACAATCTGGAACTGTTCTCCAATTCGCCGATCACCCAGCTCAGCCATTATCGACGGCTCGGCTACAATGCGGCGCAGTATGCCCAAGGGCTGGCGCCGGAGCCGGTGGTCGTGCCGACGCGGGGAGAAGCGATGGGGTCGCGGTATCATGCCAGGGTGGCTCTGATCTACGCGATCGAGACGGAGCTGACGGAGGACGGGGCCGCGCCGGAGGAGATCATGATGAGCTTTGGGCGGGTGCCGGCATGA
- the crcB gene encoding fluoride efflux transporter CrcB, producing MQGLWLYLVVFIGGGIGSALRHGVNRAAVALVGPMFPAGTMFVNIAGCLTMGLLAGWLMLSSQGTPQSLRLFLMTGVLGGFTTFSAFALDTSILYERGDFLLCGLYVGLSVVVSIAAVFAGLAIARAVLS from the coding sequence GTGCAGGGGTTGTGGCTTTACCTGGTGGTGTTTATCGGCGGTGGGATCGGCAGTGCGCTTCGGCACGGGGTGAACCGGGCCGCGGTGGCGCTGGTGGGGCCGATGTTTCCCGCCGGCACGATGTTCGTGAACATCGCGGGCTGCCTGACGATGGGGCTGCTGGCGGGGTGGCTGATGCTCAGCAGCCAAGGCACGCCTCAGTCGCTGCGGCTGTTCCTGATGACCGGTGTGCTCGGCGGGTTCACGACGTTCTCCGCTTTCGCACTGGATACGTCCATCCTCTATGAGCGCGGCGACTTCCTGCTGTGCGGACTCTATGTGGGGCTGTCGGTGGTGGTGTCGATCGCGGCCGTTTTCGCTGGTCTCGCCATCGCACGGGCGGTGCTGAGCTAA
- a CDS encoding agmatinase family protein, whose product MTELKLLPPGIVVNTMKGDVAEHRAGAWLTWDGSLDLDCAIVGVPYDGASVVRAGSRQGPNAVRQAFMYYTTFSSRERQAMTGLRAADIGDVEVVLTDMKETFARISNTTRALVERKIVPIMLGGDHSTSFPNLRGVMEAMGPGKRLGIIHFDAHHDLRTAHLGAESSGVPFRRTLELEGTLLDGRNLVQIGLGEFCNAPEFDAYAEEKGIKVISALEVYERGIGPVIDDALDIAGRNVDAIYVSVDIDCIDQTQAPGTAAPNSFGMDSRDLQVALRRIAASPKFIGADIVEISPPFDPLNITGNTGAALVLNLLYGLAKGRGVLGR is encoded by the coding sequence GTGACCGAACTAAAACTTCTGCCACCCGGGATCGTGGTCAACACAATGAAGGGCGACGTGGCCGAGCATCGGGCCGGTGCCTGGCTGACCTGGGACGGTTCGCTCGATCTCGACTGTGCGATCGTTGGGGTTCCCTATGACGGGGCCTCGGTGGTGCGGGCGGGATCGCGCCAGGGACCGAATGCCGTGCGCCAGGCCTTCATGTACTACACCACGTTTTCGAGCCGGGAACGCCAGGCGATGACGGGCCTCAGGGCTGCAGATATCGGCGATGTCGAAGTCGTGCTGACGGACATGAAGGAGACGTTCGCGCGCATCTCGAATACCACCAGGGCGCTGGTGGAGCGCAAGATCGTGCCGATCATGCTGGGCGGCGATCATTCGACCTCGTTCCCCAATCTGCGCGGCGTGATGGAGGCCATGGGGCCGGGAAAGCGCCTGGGGATCATCCATTTCGACGCGCATCACGATCTGCGGACGGCGCATCTCGGCGCCGAGTCGAGTGGGGTGCCCTTCCGGCGCACGCTGGAGCTGGAGGGAACGCTGCTCGATGGACGCAACCTGGTGCAGATCGGACTTGGCGAGTTCTGCAATGCGCCGGAGTTCGATGCGTATGCGGAGGAGAAGGGGATCAAGGTGATCTCCGCGCTGGAGGTTTATGAGCGCGGCATCGGACCTGTCATCGACGATGCCCTCGATATCGCCGGTCGCAACGTGGATGCGATCTATGTGTCGGTGGACATCGACTGCATCGACCAGACCCAGGCGCCCGGGACGGCCGCACCCAATTCCTTCGGGATGGATTCGCGTGACCTGCAGGTGGCCCTCCGGCGGATCGCCGCCAGTCCGAAATTCATCGGGGCGGACATCGTGGAGATCTCGCCCCCGTTCGATCCGCTGAACATCACGGGGAATACGGGGGCGGCCCTGGTGCTGAACCTGCTTTACGGATTGGCCAAGGGGCGCGGAGTGCTGGGGCGGTAG
- a CDS encoding ABC transporter ATP-binding protein: MQPIIDIRDLSKTYATGFHALKSVNLQIRRGEIFALLGPNGAGKTTLISIICGLVGATGGSVAVDGRPLEDYRAVRGMIGLVPQELTIDSFESVFATVSFSRALFGKKKNPVFITQLLKDLSLWSKRDSKIITLSGGMKRRVMIAKALSHEPEILFLDEPTAGVDVELRKDMWNLVRSLREKGTTIILTTHYIDEAEEMADRIGVINKGELILVEGKTELMQKLGKKELRLQLNEPLAAIPLALQGRNLSLSENGCELTYTYDNRGVRTGITTLLQDLSQAGITFKDLNTTQSSLEEIFVSLVHSET; encoded by the coding sequence ATGCAACCGATCATCGACATCCGCGACCTGTCCAAGACCTATGCCACCGGCTTCCACGCGCTGAAATCCGTCAACCTGCAGATTCGCCGTGGCGAGATCTTTGCCCTGCTGGGACCCAACGGGGCCGGCAAGACCACCCTGATCTCCATCATCTGCGGTCTCGTCGGCGCCACCGGCGGCTCGGTGGCCGTCGATGGGCGCCCGCTTGAGGATTACCGTGCCGTCCGCGGCATGATCGGACTGGTCCCTCAGGAACTCACGATCGATTCCTTCGAAAGCGTCTTCGCCACCGTCTCCTTCAGCCGGGCTCTGTTCGGCAAGAAGAAGAACCCCGTATTCATCACCCAGCTCCTCAAGGATCTCTCCCTCTGGTCCAAGCGCGACAGCAAGATCATCACCCTCTCCGGGGGCATGAAGCGTCGCGTCATGATCGCCAAGGCCCTGTCCCATGAGCCCGAGATCCTGTTCCTCGACGAGCCGACGGCCGGCGTCGACGTCGAGCTGCGCAAGGACATGTGGAACCTCGTCAGATCCCTCCGGGAGAAGGGCACCACCATCATCCTGACGACCCATTACATCGACGAAGCCGAGGAAATGGCCGATCGCATCGGCGTCATCAACAAGGGCGAGTTGATTCTGGTCGAGGGCAAGACGGAACTCATGCAGAAGCTCGGCAAGAAGGAGCTCCGCCTCCAGCTGAACGAGCCCCTGGCGGCCATTCCCCTGGCTCTCCAGGGTCGCAACTTGTCCCTCAGCGAGAATGGCTGCGAATTGACCTACACTTACGACAATCGGGGTGTCCGCACCGGGATCACGACCCTCCTCCAGGATCTGAGTCAGGCCGGCATCACCTTCAAGGATCTCAACACGACCCAGAGCTCCCTCGAGGAGATCTTCGTCAGCTTGGTGCATTCGGAAACATGA
- a CDS encoding ABC transporter permease → MNLTAVVAIYKYEMARTFRTLFQSIVSPVISTSLYFVVFGAAIGSRIQEVEGVSYGAFIVPGLIMLSLLTQSITNASFGIFFPKFVGSIFEIMSAPISYFEIVLGYVGAAATKSIGIGLIILATAHLFVPLQIAHPFWMLTFLLLTAITFSLFGFIIGIWATNFEKLQLIPLLVITPLTFLGGSFYSINMLPPEWHTIALLNPVVYLVSGFRWSFYEIADVDISISIGMTLFFLFLCLGFVWWIFKTGYRLRS, encoded by the coding sequence ATGAACCTCACCGCCGTCGTCGCAATCTACAAATATGAGATGGCGCGGACCTTCCGCACGCTGTTCCAGAGCATCGTGTCGCCCGTGATCTCGACCTCCCTCTATTTCGTCGTCTTCGGTGCGGCCATCGGCTCGCGCATCCAGGAGGTCGAGGGCGTGAGCTATGGCGCGTTCATCGTCCCCGGCCTGATCATGCTCTCGCTCCTCACCCAGAGCATCACCAACGCCTCCTTCGGCATTTTCTTCCCGAAATTCGTGGGCTCGATCTTCGAGATCATGTCCGCCCCCATCTCATATTTCGAGATCGTCCTCGGCTATGTCGGCGCCGCCGCCACGAAATCCATCGGCATCGGCCTCATCATTCTGGCGACCGCGCATCTCTTCGTGCCGCTTCAGATCGCCCATCCCTTCTGGATGCTCACCTTCCTCTTGCTCACCGCCATCACCTTCAGCCTTTTCGGCTTCATCATCGGCATTTGGGCGACGAATTTCGAGAAGCTCCAGCTCATTCCCCTGCTGGTCATCACTCCGCTCACCTTTCTCGGCGGCAGCTTCTACTCCATCAACATGCTGCCTCCCGAATGGCACACCATTGCCCTGCTGAACCCCGTCGTTTACCTCGTATCCGGCTTCCGTTGGAGCTTCTACGAGATCGCCGACGTCGACATTTCCATCAGCATCGGCATGACCCTCTTCTTCTTGTTCCTATGCCTCGGTTTCGTCTGGTGGATCTTCAAGACCGGATACCGCCTCCGCTCCTGA